Proteins encoded together in one Halalkaliarchaeum sp. AArc-CO window:
- a CDS encoding cation:proton antiporter, producing MSELAGTVMLGAAGLVILMAVVVSYRVATGPTTQDRLIGVNVIGTSTVIVIVFLAAGLDRPEYVDIALVYALLNFLLSLAIARFTYHEGRVE from the coding sequence ATGAGTGAACTCGCCGGAACCGTGATGCTCGGTGCAGCCGGGCTCGTCATTCTCATGGCCGTCGTGGTGTCCTACCGGGTCGCGACCGGGCCGACCACCCAGGATCGGCTCATCGGTGTGAACGTCATCGGCACCTCGACGGTGATCGTCATCGTGTTCCTCGCTGCCGGCCTCGACCGCCCGGAGTACGTCGACATCGCGCTGGTGTACGCGCTGTTGAATTTCCTTTTGAGCCTCGCGATCGCCAGGTTCACATACCACGAAGGGAGGGTCGAGTGA
- the mnhG gene encoding monovalent cation/H(+) antiporter subunit G — translation MTIQTAVVIGLTAAAVFFTFVGAVGLLRLPDIYTRAHAASKADTLGAGFAVAAVAIHFGVQIVVVKMLLLLVFIYITNPTASHAISRAAYLQDAAVWIRTEDGSGELVSPRSDVDESHLEEQFAEGEGKEP, via the coding sequence ATGACGATCCAGACTGCCGTCGTGATCGGGCTCACCGCCGCCGCCGTCTTCTTCACCTTCGTGGGCGCGGTCGGACTCCTCCGTCTCCCCGACATTTACACCCGGGCACACGCCGCATCGAAGGCCGACACTCTCGGGGCTGGCTTCGCCGTCGCTGCGGTGGCGATCCACTTCGGTGTCCAGATCGTGGTGGTCAAGATGCTGCTTTTGCTCGTGTTTATCTACATCACCAATCCGACGGCAAGCCACGCCATCTCCCGGGCGGCGTATCTCCAGGACGCGGCGGTCTGGATCAGGACCGAAGACGGGTCGGGGGAACTGGTCTCGCCGCGGTCGGACGTGGATGAATCACACCTCGAGGAGCAGTTTGCGGAAGGAGAGGGGAAGGAGCCGTGA
- a CDS encoding DUF4040 domain-containing protein, with protein MILVEFVLVAFVVLMAVLVALLEDIVGAIATFAVFSLGLGLVWILLAAPDVALAEAAVGGGILSVLYVLAVILTSRGVPDADPEEEGLFRSINLRALAVVVALAVPLLFAITGLPDVGDPTAPAVSETYPDGSLTPYGFYVGHTLEETGLSNAVAAVLVVFRGLDTLGEAVVVFTAAVGVLIVLEREVLT; from the coding sequence GTGATTTTGGTCGAATTCGTTCTGGTGGCGTTCGTGGTCCTGATGGCAGTTCTCGTGGCGCTCCTCGAGGACATCGTGGGAGCGATTGCCACCTTCGCGGTGTTCAGTCTGGGGCTCGGACTGGTCTGGATCCTGCTTGCGGCGCCCGACGTCGCCCTGGCGGAGGCGGCGGTCGGGGGTGGTATCCTGTCTGTGCTGTACGTTCTCGCGGTGATTCTGACGAGCCGAGGGGTGCCCGACGCCGACCCCGAGGAAGAAGGACTGTTCCGGTCGATAAACCTCCGCGCACTCGCCGTGGTCGTTGCGCTGGCGGTTCCGCTGTTGTTCGCCATCACTGGGCTCCCGGACGTTGGCGACCCAACAGCACCGGCGGTAAGCGAGACGTATCCCGACGGATCGTTGACTCCGTACGGCTTCTACGTGGGACACACGCTCGAGGAGACAGGACTGTCGAACGCAGTCGCGGCGGTGCTCGTCGTTTTTCGGGGGCTCGACACCCTCGGTGAGGCCGTGGTCGTCTTCACCGCCGCTGTCGGCGTCCTGATCGTCCTCGAACGGGAGGTGCTGACGTGA
- a CDS encoding MnhB domain-containing protein — MTAPATGSDSDFDSDSVPGRNSSSPPGSRGPSHPPYVRSPVITTAARTTAPFVMTYGWYLVLYGAHVPGGGFQGGVVIGATVVLLGLAFGLQPTREWLDDRVVTGGAFVGFGLFGALGAGSIAAGGATLEVFVFPIPVTIVVEIVEVAIGLIVGGMVSGLFLVIGAGVREPVRESGDRA; from the coding sequence GTGACAGCTCCCGCAACCGGGTCCGATTCCGATTTCGATTCCGATTCCGTCCCCGGTCGGAACTCATCCTCGCCCCCAGGTTCGAGAGGACCGAGTCATCCCCCGTACGTTCGGAGTCCGGTTATCACGACGGCGGCCCGGACGACAGCCCCGTTCGTGATGACGTACGGCTGGTATCTCGTTCTCTACGGCGCTCACGTTCCAGGCGGCGGGTTCCAGGGCGGTGTCGTTATCGGGGCGACGGTCGTGCTCCTCGGACTCGCGTTCGGACTCCAGCCGACTCGCGAGTGGCTCGACGACCGCGTCGTGACCGGCGGTGCCTTCGTGGGGTTCGGGCTGTTCGGCGCCCTCGGTGCGGGATCGATCGCCGCGGGCGGGGCGACCCTGGAGGTCTTCGTCTTCCCGATTCCGGTGACCATCGTCGTCGAGATCGTCGAGGTCGCGATCGGGCTCATCGTGGGCGGGATGGTCTCGGGTCTGTTTCTCGTCATCGGAGCCGGAGTTCGGGAGCCCGTTCGGGAGAGCGGTGATCGTGCGTGA
- a CDS encoding cation:proton antiporter subunit C, which translates to MIDPVVPDVHHYYLMFLAVFIIGLYTLIDDPHLVKKVIGLGLMQISVFMLFVSIGYIEGANPPLVDEPGPHANPLPHVIVLTAIVIAVSLSALALAIVIRLYAEFGTTDVREIEEALADE; encoded by the coding sequence GTGATCGACCCTGTCGTTCCAGATGTCCACCACTACTACCTGATGTTTCTCGCGGTCTTCATAATCGGTCTGTACACGCTGATCGACGACCCACACCTCGTGAAGAAGGTCATCGGGCTCGGTCTGATGCAGATCTCGGTGTTCATGCTGTTCGTCTCGATCGGCTACATCGAGGGTGCCAATCCGCCGCTGGTCGACGAACCGGGTCCGCACGCCAATCCCCTCCCTCACGTCATCGTGTTGACCGCGATCGTGATCGCGGTGTCGCTCAGTGCGCTCGCGCTGGCGATCGTGATCCGCCTGTACGCAGAGTTCGGCACGACCGACGTGAGAGAGATCGAGGAGGCGCTCGCCGATGAATGA
- a CDS encoding proton-conducting transporter membrane subunit, which translates to MNEILPLSAAVEVTSWRPFAAVLVTGIAALFIMGLGRWPNVRDGVTVVVALLKFGLVASLAPAVLAGRRPTTDLGTLVPGVEFAFQAEPLGMVFALVASGLYVVTAVYSIGYMRGLSADEQTRFFAGLAASLSATLGVAFATNLLVLIVFYELLTVATYPLVAHDESKSAREAGYKYLVYAFSGGVVALAGTLVVFWAAGTVTFDPGGIAGLAATDPSIARTAFALLVVGFGVKAAVMPLHSWLPSAMVAPTPISGLLHAVAVVKSGVFGIARTVLEVFGPATAEALGLAVLLAVAAGATILLASLLALRQDNIKRLLAYSTIAQLSYIVLGIALLTPAAITGALLHLPAHAFAKLTLFFCAGALHVELHLDDVSDAVGAGARMPVTMGAFALASASMAGIPLFAGFTSKWHLLQGGFEAGEIVVGLFVVSGVLNVAYFWPVVSAAFFETQETADPKPLIDGPFGGGERGTDAEQFQRVESWTDETSLLMLGPILATLALVVVFGIVPWATGLYDLVGLAVEWSTGGDVP; encoded by the coding sequence ATGAATGAGATCCTCCCTCTTTCGGCCGCCGTCGAGGTCACCTCCTGGCGTCCGTTCGCTGCCGTCCTCGTGACCGGAATCGCGGCGTTGTTCATCATGGGACTCGGTCGGTGGCCGAACGTCAGGGACGGGGTAACCGTCGTCGTTGCCCTCCTCAAGTTCGGCCTCGTCGCGAGTCTGGCCCCGGCTGTTCTCGCCGGACGACGCCCGACGACGGACCTCGGGACGCTCGTCCCCGGCGTCGAGTTCGCCTTCCAGGCCGAGCCGCTCGGGATGGTGTTCGCGCTCGTCGCCAGTGGACTATACGTCGTCACCGCCGTCTACAGTATCGGCTACATGCGGGGCCTGTCTGCGGACGAACAGACGCGCTTTTTCGCCGGACTCGCGGCGAGCCTGAGTGCGACGCTGGGTGTTGCGTTCGCCACGAACCTGCTCGTGTTGATCGTCTTTTATGAACTGTTGACGGTCGCCACCTATCCACTGGTCGCACACGACGAATCGAAAAGCGCCAGGGAGGCCGGTTACAAGTATCTCGTCTACGCGTTCAGCGGCGGTGTCGTCGCGCTCGCCGGGACGCTGGTCGTGTTCTGGGCGGCCGGGACGGTGACGTTCGATCCCGGTGGAATCGCCGGCCTCGCCGCGACGGATCCCTCGATCGCCCGGACGGCGTTCGCGCTGCTGGTCGTGGGGTTCGGAGTCAAGGCGGCGGTGATGCCGCTGCACTCCTGGCTTCCCAGCGCGATGGTGGCGCCGACGCCGATCTCGGGGCTGCTGCACGCCGTCGCCGTCGTGAAGTCCGGGGTCTTCGGCATCGCCCGGACTGTCCTCGAGGTGTTCGGTCCCGCTACAGCCGAGGCACTCGGGTTGGCCGTCCTGCTTGCGGTCGCAGCCGGTGCGACCATCCTCCTCGCCAGCCTGCTCGCACTCCGGCAGGACAACATCAAACGGCTGCTCGCGTACTCGACGATCGCACAGCTGTCGTACATCGTCCTCGGCATCGCCTTGCTTACGCCGGCTGCGATCACCGGTGCGCTACTGCATCTGCCGGCACACGCGTTCGCCAAGCTGACGCTGTTTTTCTGTGCCGGCGCGTTACACGTCGAACTTCACCTCGACGACGTGAGCGATGCGGTCGGAGCCGGAGCACGGATGCCGGTGACGATGGGAGCGTTCGCGCTTGCGAGCGCCAGTATGGCGGGCATCCCGCTTTTCGCCGGCTTCACGAGCAAGTGGCACCTCCTCCAGGGCGGGTTCGAGGCCGGCGAGATCGTCGTCGGGCTGTTCGTCGTCTCGGGGGTTCTCAACGTTGCATACTTCTGGCCGGTCGTCTCCGCCGCCTTCTTCGAGACGCAGGAGACCGCCGATCCGAAGCCGCTCATCGACGGGCCGTTCGGGGGCGGCGAGAGGGGCACTGACGCAGAGCAGTTCCAGCGGGTGGAGTCGTGGACTGACGAAACGTCGCTTCTCATGCTCGGGCCGATTCTCGCAACACTGGCGCTCGTCGTCGTCTTCGGGATCGTCCCGTGGGCGACCGGGCTGTACGACCTCGTCGGCCTCGCCGTCGAGTGGTCCACTGGGGGTGATGTTCCGTGA
- a CDS encoding Na(+)/H(+) antiporter subunit D: protein MTAPTALFAGTIPTDVLAYPPAAMVLVAAVLVLVLPRRPAHWTASLVLLGVLGWIALLPDGTGTTVRFLEYDLVVVAVDDVSRLVGLSFAGFGALAVLYADAAGFDRWHLSAALGYVGAALWAVFAGDWLGLLIGWEIMALSSTLLVWLHGGDAVRAGYRYALWHGLGGGLFAAGVAAHAVAGGTFTAAALQFDGTGIAPGLPTLLVGTAIAINAGVIGLHAWLPDTYPRPHVATSVFLCVYTTKTAVYAAYRAFPDGQLLLAYLGGVMTVYGAGYALAQKDMRRLLSYHIQAQVGYMLAGIGIGSALGVAGGFAHLFNNVLYKGLLFMVAGILVLRTGRNRLDEFGAVGTTAPVLLVVFLIAALSISAVPGFNGFVSKGMIIDASVAADRPALRWLLIAGGVGTVMSFAKFGYYAFLQGTGERLGNTTGRGLGETSLQHAAVGVAIAVACVFFGLNYGALFSLLPATDAWATDPYSTSHLLDGFAIVAAGLVGFVVAKGVLDRLHGGVDVGVLQDRMAFYGTRWFVGAISATYRTVDDRASATGWEVARAVRDPVETIAGLLPSKYEDRYRRRARRTPGETGTKFSFRSCLYLTALVIAFALGVALT, encoded by the coding sequence GTGACTGCTCCGACAGCCCTCTTCGCGGGGACGATTCCGACCGACGTACTGGCGTATCCACCTGCCGCAATGGTCCTCGTCGCTGCCGTGCTCGTCCTCGTACTTCCCCGACGACCGGCCCACTGGACGGCTTCGCTCGTCCTGCTCGGGGTTCTCGGCTGGATCGCACTGCTCCCGGACGGAACCGGGACGACGGTCCGGTTCCTCGAGTACGACCTGGTCGTCGTTGCGGTCGACGACGTCTCGCGGCTGGTCGGGCTGTCGTTTGCAGGCTTTGGCGCCCTCGCGGTCCTGTACGCCGACGCCGCGGGGTTCGACCGGTGGCATCTCTCGGCGGCGCTGGGCTACGTCGGCGCAGCGCTGTGGGCCGTTTTCGCGGGGGACTGGCTCGGGCTGTTGATCGGCTGGGAGATCATGGCGCTTTCGAGCACGCTCCTGGTGTGGCTTCACGGGGGGGACGCGGTCCGGGCGGGCTACCGGTACGCGCTCTGGCACGGCCTGGGGGGCGGCCTCTTTGCAGCCGGGGTCGCCGCACACGCCGTGGCTGGCGGTACGTTCACGGCGGCTGCACTCCAGTTCGACGGGACGGGGATCGCGCCGGGACTCCCGACGCTGCTGGTGGGGACTGCGATCGCGATTAACGCGGGGGTGATCGGGTTGCACGCGTGGCTACCCGACACCTACCCGCGACCGCACGTCGCCACCTCGGTGTTTCTCTGCGTCTACACGACGAAAACCGCTGTCTACGCCGCCTATCGAGCGTTCCCGGACGGACAGCTCCTCCTCGCGTACCTCGGAGGCGTGATGACGGTTTATGGGGCGGGATACGCGCTGGCACAGAAAGACATGCGCCGGCTGCTGTCGTATCACATTCAGGCGCAGGTGGGATACATGCTTGCGGGCATCGGAATCGGGTCGGCGCTCGGTGTCGCTGGCGGGTTCGCCCACCTGTTCAACAACGTCCTTTACAAGGGTCTGCTGTTCATGGTCGCGGGGATCCTGGTTCTCCGGACCGGGAGGAACCGCCTCGACGAGTTCGGAGCTGTCGGTACCACTGCTCCGGTTCTTCTCGTCGTGTTTCTGATCGCCGCACTGTCGATTTCGGCCGTACCGGGGTTCAACGGGTTCGTGAGCAAGGGGATGATAATCGACGCGAGCGTGGCGGCGGACCGTCCGGCGCTGCGGTGGCTGTTGATCGCCGGCGGGGTTGGGACGGTGATGTCGTTTGCCAAGTTCGGCTACTACGCGTTCCTCCAAGGAACCGGCGAGAGACTCGGGAACACGACCGGGAGGGGGCTCGGGGAGACGTCACTCCAACACGCGGCTGTCGGCGTCGCGATCGCGGTCGCCTGTGTCTTCTTCGGGCTCAATTACGGGGCGCTGTTCTCCCTGTTGCCGGCGACTGACGCCTGGGCTACGGATCCGTACTCGACGTCCCACCTTCTGGACGGGTTCGCGATCGTCGCAGCCGGTCTCGTCGGATTCGTGGTGGCCAAAGGTGTCCTCGATCGACTCCACGGTGGCGTTGACGTCGGCGTTCTCCAGGATCGAATGGCGTTTTACGGGACACGATGGTTCGTCGGAGCCATCAGCGCGACGTATCGCACAGTCGACGACCGGGCAAGCGCCACTGGCTGGGAGGTGGCGCGTGCCGTCCGCGATCCCGTCGAGACGATCGCCGGGCTGCTCCCCTCGAAATACGAGGACCGTTACCGTCGACGCGCCCGGCGTACGCCGGGTGAAACGGGGACGAAGTTCAGCTTCCGTTCGTGCCTGTACCTGACTGCACTGGTCATCGCGTTCGCACTCGGGGTGGCGCTCACATGA
- a CDS encoding proton-conducting transporter membrane subunit has product MSELAWLASVIVLVPLLSAVIPVVASLRYDRVGWWVAAASLGITFALTVVLAVEILATGTIRYEMGGIPAPFGVELYADAFSGTVLLLDILMALGVLAYTRTAGPRGNAFYSGYLLLTGGMMGIILTGDLFNLYIFLEMMGIAAYALVASAESRWSTYAAFKYLILGTIGAMLYLLGVAFAFAATGTLNMADLSIRLAEVGYSDPVVVASFALMTIGLAIKIALFPLHTWLADAHAAAPSAISALISGLLPAVAVYAFVRVIYTVFTTEFLAANPIIAEGLIYGTILSLLIGNVFAILQRQIKLMLAYSTISQFGLIVVGLMIANETALFGSILQMFGHGIIKGGLFILAGMFALRFDAYTLEEYAGLAKRAPILGGTFVALSITMIGLPPSVGFMGKWYIALGAIEEGLWLIAVLVVVSTVMTLAYTVPFINRLYFKPFDDDRPDRPNVTTGMVIAVVLAAAVGLTLGLASAWIEAALREVIATLVQ; this is encoded by the coding sequence ATGAGCGAACTCGCCTGGCTGGCCAGCGTCATCGTCCTCGTCCCGCTTTTATCCGCCGTCATCCCGGTGGTCGCTAGCCTCCGATATGATCGCGTCGGCTGGTGGGTCGCCGCGGCCTCACTCGGTATCACGTTCGCCCTCACAGTGGTCCTCGCTGTGGAGATTTTAGCCACCGGCACGATCCGCTACGAAATGGGTGGAATTCCCGCACCCTTCGGCGTCGAACTGTACGCCGATGCCTTCTCGGGGACAGTGCTTCTCCTGGACATTCTCATGGCGCTGGGCGTGCTCGCGTACACCCGGACCGCCGGCCCGCGGGGGAACGCCTTTTATAGCGGCTATCTGCTGCTCACCGGCGGGATGATGGGAATCATCCTCACTGGCGACCTGTTCAACCTGTACATCTTCCTCGAGATGATGGGGATCGCGGCGTACGCGCTGGTCGCCTCCGCGGAGTCCCGATGGTCGACGTACGCCGCGTTCAAGTACCTGATCCTCGGGACTATCGGCGCGATGTTGTATCTCCTCGGGGTCGCGTTTGCCTTCGCGGCGACGGGAACGTTGAACATGGCGGATCTGTCGATCCGGCTGGCCGAAGTCGGCTACTCTGATCCGGTCGTCGTGGCGAGCTTCGCGTTGATGACGATCGGTCTCGCGATCAAAATTGCGCTGTTCCCCCTCCACACCTGGTTGGCCGACGCCCACGCGGCCGCCCCCAGCGCGATCAGTGCACTGATCTCGGGACTGTTACCGGCGGTCGCCGTCTACGCGTTCGTCCGGGTTATTTACACGGTCTTTACAACCGAGTTCCTCGCGGCCAATCCGATTATCGCTGAGGGATTGATATATGGAACGATCCTCAGTCTCCTGATCGGAAACGTCTTCGCGATCCTCCAGCGGCAGATTAAACTCATGCTGGCGTACTCGACAATCTCCCAGTTCGGACTTATCGTGGTTGGACTGATGATCGCAAACGAGACAGCGCTGTTCGGATCGATCCTGCAGATGTTCGGTCACGGGATCATCAAGGGCGGGCTGTTCATCCTGGCGGGGATGTTCGCGCTCCGGTTCGACGCGTACACGCTCGAAGAGTACGCCGGGCTGGCTAAGCGAGCGCCGATCCTGGGAGGGACGTTCGTTGCGCTTTCGATTACGATGATCGGGCTTCCCCCCTCCGTCGGATTCATGGGGAAGTGGTACATTGCGCTGGGGGCCATCGAGGAGGGGCTGTGGTTGATCGCGGTTCTCGTCGTCGTGAGCACGGTGATGACGCTGGCGTACACGGTGCCGTTCATCAACCGGCTGTACTTCAAACCGTTCGACGACGACCGACCGGACCGACCGAACGTCACGACCGGCATGGTGATCGCGGTCGTCCTCGCAGCGGCAGTCGGGCTCACGCTCGGGCTGGCGTCGGCGTGGATCGAGGCCGCCTTGCGCGAGGTCATCGCGACCCTGGTACAATGA
- a CDS encoding proton-conducting transporter membrane subunit encodes MILTGLTLPIAVALPYAGAVLALYMGRSVRRTGWPIAAVTLSSTLAVVALITVQVAASGVIYWEYVYVPDVRTVPFQADGLSATLLFVGASMTAGALAYTRSAGPRGNRFYAGYLVLAGSINGLAVTGNLFYVIVFLELTSLSIITLVAASDKEGATFAAIKYLFLAASGGVVALMGVGVVYTRTGTLLLSELPDAIAAVGYADPGFRIAFALIVVGLSMKVGLFPLHGWLADAHAAAPDAVSALISGAVPALAVFTFVRIVVSAFTPDFLAVVPTLEAVFLYGMVAIMLVGNVLALYQRHVKLMLAYSTIAQFGLVAIGVALANDTATFGAIVQMAGHGFAKGGLFILSGMLSLRFGARTIEEYAGLADRAPLLGGTFVVLAISMIGLPPTVGFVGKWYIALGAIQEGAVLVAALVVVSTLLTLGYTVPFINALYFKPFDEERSDRRDRPAVTRGMTAVVVLAAVVGILLGLTSNWMLEVMVVT; translated from the coding sequence ATGATACTCACCGGACTGACGCTCCCGATTGCAGTTGCGCTTCCGTACGCGGGAGCCGTCCTCGCGCTTTACATGGGGCGTTCCGTCCGTCGCACAGGGTGGCCGATTGCCGCTGTGACGCTGAGTTCCACGCTGGCTGTCGTGGCCCTCATTACTGTACAGGTCGCCGCCTCCGGCGTCATCTACTGGGAGTACGTTTACGTCCCGGACGTTCGGACGGTTCCCTTCCAGGCCGACGGGCTGTCGGCGACGTTGCTCTTCGTCGGTGCGTCGATGACCGCCGGAGCACTCGCGTACACCCGGTCTGCAGGTCCTCGGGGGAATCGATTTTACGCCGGCTATCTCGTTCTCGCCGGGAGCATCAACGGGCTGGCGGTTACTGGAAATCTGTTTTATGTGATCGTGTTTCTCGAACTCACGTCGCTTTCGATCATCACGCTGGTCGCTGCAAGCGACAAGGAGGGGGCGACGTTTGCGGCGATCAAGTACCTGTTCCTGGCTGCATCCGGCGGCGTCGTCGCTCTCATGGGGGTCGGCGTCGTCTATACCCGGACCGGTACGCTGCTGCTTTCCGAGCTTCCCGATGCGATCGCGGCAGTCGGGTACGCCGATCCCGGATTCCGGATCGCGTTCGCCCTGATCGTCGTCGGCCTCTCGATGAAAGTCGGGCTGTTCCCCCTCCACGGCTGGCTGGCGGACGCCCACGCGGCGGCGCCGGACGCGGTCAGCGCCCTTATTTCCGGGGCGGTCCCTGCCCTCGCCGTCTTCACGTTCGTCCGGATCGTCGTCTCCGCGTTCACGCCGGATTTCCTGGCGGTCGTACCCACGCTCGAGGCGGTGTTCCTTTACGGCATGGTTGCCATCATGCTCGTCGGAAACGTGCTGGCTCTGTATCAGCGCCACGTAAAGCTCATGCTGGCGTACTCGACGATTGCTCAGTTCGGTCTCGTGGCGATCGGTGTGGCGCTGGCAAACGACACGGCCACGTTCGGGGCGATTGTCCAGATGGCGGGCCACGGGTTCGCGAAAGGGGGGCTGTTCATCCTGTCGGGGATGCTCTCTCTTCGGTTCGGAGCCCGGACGATCGAGGAGTACGCCGGCCTGGCCGATCGTGCACCACTTCTGGGTGGGACGTTCGTCGTGCTGGCTATCTCGATGATCGGCCTGCCACCGACCGTCGGATTCGTCGGCAAGTGGTATATCGCACTGGGTGCGATCCAGGAGGGCGCCGTACTCGTCGCCGCCCTGGTCGTCGTGAGCACCCTGTTGACGCTCGGATATACTGTGCCGTTCATCAACGCACTTTACTTCAAACCGTTCGATGAGGAACGATCCGACCGCCGCGACCGCCCCGCCGTTACGCGGGGCATGACCGCCGTCGTCGTCCTTGCTGCCGTGGTCGGCATCCTGCTCGGATTGACGTCGAACTGGATGCTCGAGGTGATGGTCGTCACATGA
- a CDS encoding Na(+)/H(+) antiporter subunit D, translated as MIGLELVPAIPVAIAALLALVLPDRISYTFAGVVLAGISIWTLLVPAGTGPAVGFLGFDVILVEVDEITRLVGVVFAGFGTAAVGYGAITDADRRHLAVALGYAAAAFLAVFAGDWLGLLIGWEIMALLSTLLVWLHGRDAIRAGYRYALWHGLGGGLFAAGIAAHAIAGGGTTATALQFDGTGITPGLPTLLVGTAVAINAGVIGLHAWLPDTYPRPHVMASVFLCVYTTKTAVYAAYRVFPEGNFVLAYVGGVMTIYGAGYALAQKDMRRLLSYHIQAQVGYMLAGIGIGSALGIAGGFAHLFNNVLYKGLLFMIAGAIVVRTGRNRLDEFGALGTASPVLLVVFLIAALSISAVPGFNGFVSKGMVIDASVAANRPVLRWLLIAGGVGTVMSFAKFGYYAFFEGEPVSVPKTVRGEWIVYGGIAAACVVFGLAYELLFGLLPARDAWGTDPYSTSHLLEGVAIVATGLVGFVLSKKILDRLHGGVDVDRVVDPLAFRGTRAVSRAIASVAAGANRTTADAGWWILGTVRDRGGRTIGDETADTVIYAAIDVVRAPRNRIVSALSPRLLERYHRHQQRTPFSETGFKLSVETSVLVLAFVLALVIALALYF; from the coding sequence ATGATCGGGCTCGAACTCGTTCCGGCGATCCCGGTCGCAATCGCCGCCCTGCTTGCACTCGTCCTCCCGGACCGGATCAGCTACACGTTTGCCGGCGTCGTCCTGGCGGGGATCTCGATCTGGACCCTCCTCGTCCCCGCCGGTACGGGCCCTGCGGTCGGATTTCTGGGGTTCGACGTGATCCTCGTCGAAGTCGATGAGATCACGCGGCTCGTCGGGGTCGTCTTCGCCGGGTTCGGAACCGCTGCAGTCGGATACGGTGCGATCACGGACGCCGACCGGCGGCATCTCGCCGTCGCTCTCGGTTACGCCGCGGCCGCGTTCCTCGCTGTTTTCGCGGGGGACTGGCTCGGGCTGTTGATCGGCTGGGAGATCATGGCGCTTTTGAGCACGCTTCTGGTGTGGCTTCACGGGAGGGACGCGATCCGTGCGGGCTACCGGTACGCGCTCTGGCACGGGCTCGGCGGCGGGCTCTTTGCCGCCGGGATCGCTGCTCACGCGATTGCAGGAGGCGGGACAACGGCTACCGCGCTCCAGTTCGACGGGACGGGGATCACTCCGGGGCTGCCGACGCTGCTGGTCGGGACGGCGGTCGCGATAAACGCGGGCGTGATCGGGTTGCACGCGTGGCTTCCGGACACCTATCCCCGACCGCACGTGATGGCTTCGGTGTTTCTCTGTGTGTACACGACGAAGACCGCCGTCTACGCCGCCTACCGGGTGTTTCCGGAGGGGAACTTCGTTCTCGCATATGTCGGGGGCGTGATGACGATCTACGGGGCAGGATACGCACTGGCACAGAAAGACATGCGCCGACTGCTGTCGTATCACATTCAAGCGCAGGTGGGGTACATGCTCGCGGGGATCGGAATTGGATCTGCGCTCGGGATCGCCGGCGGATTTGCCCACCTGTTCAACAACGTCCTTTACAAGGGACTGCTGTTTATGATCGCCGGTGCGATCGTGGTCCGGACCGGACGGAACCGCCTCGACGAGTTCGGGGCGCTTGGGACCGCCAGTCCCGTACTCCTTGTCGTGTTTCTGATCGCCGCACTCTCGATTTCGGCGGTGCCGGGGTTCAACGGATTCGTAAGCAAGGGGATGGTGATCGACGCGAGCGTGGCGGCGAACCGGCCCGTGCTGCGGTGGCTGTTGATCGCCGGCGGGGTGGGGACGGTGATGTCGTTCGCCAAATTCGGCTATTACGCGTTCTTCGAAGGGGAGCCCGTATCGGTGCCGAAGACGGTCCGCGGGGAGTGGATCGTTTACGGCGGGATCGCAGCGGCGTGTGTCGTTTTCGGGCTCGCTTACGAACTTCTCTTCGGGCTCCTTCCGGCGAGGGACGCCTGGGGGACAGATCCGTATTCGACGTCACACCTCCTCGAGGGTGTCGCCATCGTCGCGACCGGCCTCGTCGGGTTCGTCCTCTCGAAGAAAATCCTCGATCGACTCCATGGCGGCGTCGACGTCGATCGAGTCGTAGATCCGCTGGCCTTTCGGGGGACGCGAGCGGTCTCACGTGCGATTGCGAGCGTCGCCGCAGGGGCCAACAGAACGACGGCCGACGCCGGCTGGTGGATTCTCGGGACGGTCCGCGATCGTGGAGGGCGGACGATCGGCGACGAGACCGCCGACACGGTGATTTACGCTGCGATCGACGTCGTTCGGGCTCCCCGGAATCGGATCGTTTCTGCCCTTTCACCGCGTCTCCTCGAGCGATATCACCGTCACCAGCAACGAACCCCATTCAGCGAAACGGGATTCAAACTGAGCGTGGAGACCAGTGTCCTCGTTCTCGCTTTCGTCCTCGCGCTGGTCATCGCACTTGCGCTGTACTTTTGA